The genomic window GTTTGTGTAAGGTTGTAAAACTTCTTCAGTTCCAAGAACTGCACCCATGTGAGTAATTTGCCATTTTCCTTCAATTGATGCTGAACTGTCATCATTGTCACTGCTGCAAGATGTTAATGCTAATCCTAATGTCATAACTGACACGAAAAGAATACTTAATTTTTTCATTTTTGGTAGATTTTATTTGTTAAATGTTTTGGCAAAAATAGAATCTTTTTTAACAAATAAGATCTTTTTTATAAGTTTTTTCGTTTGTTTTTAACATTTTTTTGTAAAATATTGAAAATCAATTATATTATTTATGCGCTATTTTTCTTCCAAAAATAATGTAAGAAATATCAATTTTAAACCGATTTAATTGTAAATTTAAACTTGTTAAAATTAAAGTATCTTTTCTTCTTTTAAGTAGCTTTTAATTAAGTGATGTCCGAGATAAATGGCAGGAGTCAAAATTATGGCAATTGCTAATTTAAAAATATATCCTATTAATGCAGAAGATATAAAAGTGTCGAAATTAATTTTACCAGGAAGCCAAAAAGCAATTCCTAATACGATAAAAGAATCAAATAATTGTGAAATTACAGTAGAGCCCGTTGCTCTCAGCCATATTTTTTTTTCTCCTGTTCTATTTTTGAAAAACCAAAATATCCAAACATCTATGAGCTGCGATGCCATAAAAGCAATAAGGCTTCCGACAATAATCCACATACTCTGCCCAAATACTGCTTGAAATTGTTCGTCATTAACTGGGCTGATTCCTTTTGCGGCAGGAATTACAATCGCCATAAATAAAATCAGAAACGCGTAGGCGATTAAGCATGCGGTTATAAATGAAAGTTTTTTGACGCCTTTTTCTCCAAAATATTCATTTATTAAATCTGTTGTTAGAAAAACAATCGGCCAGGGCAAAATTCCTATACTCATTACAAACGGACCAATCTGAATTAGTTTTCCTCCAATAAGTTCTGCAACAACTGCATTTGTGATAAATATTCCTGCTAAGATTACAAAAACGATTTCTTTTCTGGTTTTAAACATGTTGTATTAGGTGTTGATGTTTCAAAATTAAACTATTTCTTTTAAATCTTAGAATCCATCAATTTTTATAGGTCATTAAAATACTAAAGTTTGCTCTCGATTGGTTAATTTTGAGAATCTGTTGTTTTCTATCCATTAGAAAATTTAAGCAGTTAATTAATGTTACTTATTATGAAAACACAAATTGATTTAGATAATCCATTATTGCAAGAATGGTCTGGCGCGTATGGAGGAGTTCCAGATTTTACAAAATATAAAATTTCAGATTTTAAGGCCGCAATTGAATTTGCTATTAATGAAAAGTTGAATGAAATAGATGCGATTGCAAATAGTACCGAAAAGCCGACTTTTGAAAACACAATTACAGCTTTAGAGCTTTCGGGTGAAAAATTAGAACGAATTCATGCTGTTTATGGAATTTACAGATCCAACTTAAGTTCTCCCGAATTCAATATTGTTGATACTGAAATGTCTCCAAAATTGGCGGCAATAAATGATAAACTGTATCAAAATGAAAAACTTTTTTCGAGAATTGAATCTTTACACAAATCTGAAGAGAGTAAGAAATTAACAGCTGAGCAGCAGCGTTTGCTTTGGCTTTATTATACTGATTTTGTTCGAGAAGGGGCGGAGTTGAACAAAGACGATAAGAGTAAGGTAGCCAAGATCAATCAAGAACTGGCAAGTCTGTTTACTTTATTCAGTCAGAAATTATTAGCAGAAGAAAACGATCAGTATATTGAATTAAAAACAGAATCTGATTTTGATGGACTTCCAGAAGAATTTAAAAATGCAGCAATAGCAGAAGCCAGAGAAAGAAATCTAAATGTTTTAGGATGTATTGGAAATACAAGATCTTCAATTGAGCCATTTTTAACCTTTTCAAGCCAAAGAAACCTAAGAGAAAAAGCATTTGATATTTTTGTTAAACGAGGTGATAACGGTAATGAAAATGATACTAACAATACTTTGGTTTCTATTCTAAAGTTAAGGGCAGAGAAGGCAAAAATATTGGGTTTTAAGAATTTTGCAGAGTGGAGTTTGTCTAACAAAATGGCAAAAGATCCGCAGAAAACTCTAGATTTAATGAATTCTGTTTGGAAACCAGCTGTCGAAAAAGTAAAAAAAGATGTTGGTGCTATGCAGAAAATGGTAGACGAAGAAGGAGGGAACTTTAAAATTCAGCCTTGGGATTATCGCTATTATGCGGAAAAAGTTCGAAAAGCAAAATATGATTTAGATCAAAATGAAATAAAGCAATATCTTCAATTGGAAAATCTCCGTGAAGGAATGTTTTGGACAGCAGGTAAGTTATTTGATTTAGGTTTTAGACAATTATTTGAGGTTCCTGTCTATCACCCAGATGTCCGCGTTTGGGAAGTAAATAATAAAAATACAGGAGAACCAATTGGGTTGTGGTATTTCGATCCATATGCACGCGTAGGCAAGCGTTCGGGAGCCTGGATGAATTCGCACCGAGATCAGCAGAAAATAAATGGGAAAGTACTTCCAATCGTATCTAACAATTGCAATTTTATTAAAGGAAATGCAGATGAACCGGTTTTAATTTCCTGGGATGATGCCACAACTTTGTTTCATGAATTTGGTCATGCTTTGCATGGTTTGTGTTCAAATGTTACCTATCCAAGTTTGTCTGGAACTTCTGTAGCTCGAGATTATGTAGAATTTCCATCGCAGCTATTAGAACATTGGCTTTCAACTCCAGAAGTATTAAATAAATTTGCATTGCATTACAAAACAAATGAGCCTTTGTCGCAATCATTGGTTGAGAGGATTGCCGTTGCAGCCAATTTTAATGAAGGTTTTGCAACTGTTGAAACGATCTCGAGTTCTTTTGTAGATATGAAGCTGCATTTAACAACAGAAACTATTGATCCGCATAAATTTGAGAAACAAGTTTTAGATGAAATCAATATGCCGTATGAAATTGTTATGCGTCACAGAATTCCGCAGTTTGCCCATATTTTCTCAAGTGATGGATATGCGGCAGGCTATTATAGTTATTTATGGGCGGATGTGATAAATGCAGATGCCTATGAAGCATTTTTAGAAGCAAATGGACCTTTTGATAAAAATATTTCTAAGCGTCTTTATGATAATGTTTTAAGTGTTGGAAATACGATCGATAATGAAAAGATGTATGAAAATTTCAGAGGACATGCTCCAAAGTCAGATGCTTTGATGCGAGCGAGAAATTTTCCAATCGAGAATTAATAGCTGAAAATAAAAAAAGCCCGAATAAGTAAATATTCGGGCTTTCCTTTATTGAAAAAATAATATATTAACCTAAAGTAACTCTTTTGAAACCTGTGATTTCAACATTGAATCCTTTAACATAATCACCAACTTTTTTACTGTCATCTTTGATGAAGTTTTGATCTAATAAAGCTTTTTCTTGATCTAAAGTAGTGTTGTCAGAGATAAAACGCTGTACTTTTCCTGGAACAATTTTATCCCAAATTTGTTCTGGTTTACCTTCAGCTTTCAATTCAGCTTTAGCATCTTCTTCAGCTTGCTTTAAAACTTCTTCAGTTAATTGAGAGTAAGAAATGTATTTAGGAACATTTTTTAAAGTTTTTCCTAAACGTGCAGCTTCTTCATTTTCTTTTTCGATTACCGCAATACGAGCAGCAAGTTCAGAAGCAACAAAAGCAGGATCAAAATCTTTGTAAGATAATGTATCAGCTCCCATAGAAGCAACTTGCATAGAAACATCTTTTGTTAAAGTCTCAGCATTAGCGATTGGAGAAGAAATAGCTGTTAAAGCAGCAATTTTGTTTACGTGAACATAAGATCCAACGAAAGCACCTTCTAAAATTTCAAAACCACCGATTTCGATTTTTTCACCGATAACACCAGTTTGCTCGATTAATTTTTCAGCAACAGTAATTCCGTTGAAATCTGAAGCTAAAAATTCTTCTTTAGAAGAGAAATTAATAGCTCTTTCAACTAGATCTTTAGCTAAAGTTACGAAAGCCTCATTTTTACCTACGAAATCTGTTTCACAGTTCAAAGTTAAAATAGCTCCTTTAGTGTGGTCAGCATTAACAAAAGAAACAGCAGCTCCTTCAGAAGACTCACGGTCAGAACGGTTAGCAGCAACTTTTTGTCCTTTTTCTCTAAGGACTTGTATAGCTTTATCGAAATCTCCATCAGCTTCAACTAAAGCTTTTTTACAGTCCATCATTCCGGCACCTGTAGATTGTCTTAATTTATTTACGTCTGCAGCAGTAATTGTTGCCATAATATTTTGAATTTTAATGTTAAAAGTAAAAATTCCAGCTTTTAAATCCCAAACTCCAATTTTAATAAATTATCAACATAACGTTTTTAATTTTTTTCTTGGATTTTGGAATTTAAAATTTGGAATTTAGAATTTGATTTATTCTTCAGTTGCAGGAGCAGCTTCAGCTTCAACAGCAGGAGCAGCTTCTTCAGCAGCTTCAACTTCTTTTTCAGAACCTCTGTCAGAAAGACCTTCGATTACTGCAGTAGTTACTAAAGATAAAATTTTGTCAATTGATTTAGAAGCGTCATCATTTGCTGGAATCACGTAATCAACCTCTCTTGGGTCAGAATTCGTATCAACCATTGCGAAAACTGGAATGTTTAATTTTTGAGCTTCTTTTATTGCGATGTGTTCAGCTTTGATATCTACTACGAACAATGCTGCAGGCAGTCTAGACATATCAGCAATTGAACCTAAGTTTTTCTCTAATTTAGCACGTAGACGATCAACTTGCAAACGCTCTTTTTTAGATAGAGTGTTGAAAGTACCATCTTTCTTCATTTTATCAATAGAAGACATTTTTTTAACTGCCTTTCTGATAGTTACGAAGTTAGTTAGCATTCCACCTGGCCATCTTTCAGTGATGTAAGGCATGTTTGCAGCTTTTGCTTTATCAGCAACGATGTCTTTTGCTTGTTTTTTGGTAGCTACGAATAAAATTTTTCTACCTGATGCAGCGATTTTTTTCAAAGCTTCGTTAGCCTCTTCAATTTTAGCTGCAGTTTTATATAGATTGATAATGTGAATACCATTACGCTCCATATAAATGTAAGGAGCCATGTTTGGATCCCATTTTCTAGTCATGTGTCCGAAGTGAACACCTGCTTCTAGTAATTCTTTTACTTCTATTTTGTTTGCCATTTTTGTACTAGTTTACGTTCTGTTGATTAGCAATGTGTTTTGGCTTTAGGCGCTAAGCTGTAAGCTTTAGGCTTCGAGCATTGACTTTAAGACTTTCGACTTTAAGACTCAACCCATTTAGATGCTAAACTATATCCTACCTCGATAGGAGAGCAACAATAACTGTGTTTTTTAATTTCAATAAATAATTGATAATGTCTTGTCCCATTTGAACAAGACAGGTAATATTAACGTTTAGAGAATTGGAATCTCTTACGAGCTTTCTTCTGACCGAATTTCTTACGTTCAACCATTCTTGGGTCTCTTGTTAATAAACCTTCTGGTTTAAGGATTCCTCTGTTTTCAGCGTTAACTTCACACATTACGCGTGCTAATGCCATTCTTACAGCTTCTGCTTGACCAGTTGTACCACCTCCGTAAACGTTTACTTTAACGTCAAAGTTGTTTACATTTTCTGTCATAGACAATGGTTGTAAAACTTTGTATTGTAAAGTTGCAGTTGGAAAGTAAGTTGCGAATTCTTTTTTGTTTACAGTGATATTTCCTGTTCCTTCAGAAACGTATACACGTGCAACAGCGGTTTTTCTTCTACCGATTTTGTGAATAACTCCCATTACTTAAGATCATTTAGGTTAACAGTTCTAGGTTTTTGAGCTCCGTGAGTATGCTCAGATCCTACAACAACATTTAGATTTCTAAAAAGTTCTGCTCCTAATTTGTTTTTAGGTAACATACCTTTTACAGCTTTTTCTACTAATAATGCAGGGTTTTTAGCTTGCAATACTTTAGCAGTTAAAGTTCTTTGTCCTCCTGGGTAACCTGTATGACGCATGTAAATTTTGTCATTCAATTTTGTACCTGTAAGGTTAATTTTTTCTGAGTTGATAACAATTACGTTATCTCCACAGTCAACGTGCGGTGTGTAACTTGGCTTGTACTTACCTCTTAAGATCATAGCAACCTTAGATGCAAGACGTCCTAAGTTATGACCATCAGCGTCAACAACAATCCACTCTTTAGTTACAGTGCTTTTGTTTGCTGAAACTGTTTTGTAGCTTAATGCGTCCATAATATTATTTTAATTAAACATTCCATCCCCAATAAAGGGGATGCAAAAGTACAATTAATTATTTTAAAACCAAATACCTGAAAAGAATATTTTATCTGCTGAAAATCAGGGCTTCAGTTTTTTAATAAAGTAATGTATAAAAAAAACCGTCTCACATTAAGTTAAGACGGTTCAGTATGTGTAGAAAAAAAATATTAGACAATAAAAATATTGGCAATATCGACTACTTGTTGTGTAGTTAATGGTTCGTCATAAGCCTCTGAACCTGCTGCTGCACCAAATGCTGTTGCGGTATTAAAGCCAGCCTGCATTGTTACTCCTTCACCATCATAAACAGCTTGCGTAGCTGCCGGCATGCCGGCGCCTCGATCCGAATTGGATATCCATCCTTTTAAACCTCTTAATCTTCTAACTTCAGAAGCATGACGAGCTTCAACAGAGTGAATCTGAAGCGCTGCTGTTAATAAGTCTGGTGTTGTAATTAAGTTGGCAGCTTGTCCTTTATAAGCTCTTACACCTGTATCTTCAAAAGCTTGTGCCAAAGCTAAAAACGTTGGATAATCATTAAAAGGATCAAAAGCACCTCCAACAGTAAAGTCAAATGTAGGTTTTGGAACAAAGTTAGCGCTTGCTGTACCGCCAAGTCCTGCGATCAAAAATTTCACATGATCAGATTCGTGAGCTGCGATCTGCTGAAATACTTTTAAATCACGTCCGCCATTTTCAGATGCAGGAATTACTCCAGAATCTAATGCCATAGCGTAAAATTCATCTTCTAAATATTCTAATGTTAATGCAAATTGCAAAGCTCCGATAGGAGTGGCGGGAGTTGCTGTAATATCTTTTGCAAATGCTTTATTGGTAAGAGCCGATAATCCGAATGGGATTGAAGCTAAGGCTAAATTTTTTCCGATATTCCCAAACTGCGAAAAACTGTCTCTTCTTGAGCCTGTGCTTTTCATTAAATTGTCGTCAGTAAAGGTTTCTATAAATTTTAAAATGTTCATAATTTCTAAGTTTTACTGGTTAAGATTAAGGTAGGTATTTGGCTGTAAATTTTGTAGTAATAAAATTGGCAGCAATCGGCAGGATTTTAGACGGATCTTTAGCATCATCTAAACCTGTTGACATATTTACAATATCATCTCCGGCAAAATCTTTTGAATTCGGATTAATTAAACTTCTAATTGCGGCTGCATGCCTGGCCTCTACAGAAACAATTTTTCCTGCTAATAATAGGTAGTCGGCAGTTTTGATCAATTTTCCTGCTCCATTATAAGCGGCAACTCCAGTATCTTCAAGTGCTTTAGCAGTAGCCAAAACTTCGGTACGGCTATTGAAATTTAAAGAACCGTAAGTAAAAGCCAAAGAAGGCAGTAATTGAGAACTTGGATCTGGAAGTGCTCCAGTCAAAGCGGCTTTAAAGAAATCTCTATGAACTACTTCATGATGGTATAAGTCAGTTAGAACCTGGCGTTCTGTATCGTTGAATACACTATTAAAACCAGAAGCATTTACGACTTTTGTATAAAAATCTGCTTCTAATTGTTCTAAAGCGTAAGCATAAGTAAGCACTCCAAAGTCTCCGGAGCCTAAATCAAAAACACCATTCCTTACTCCAGGTAAAGAAGTGTCTTCCATATCGTTATCGTTATCATTGTCGCTGCAGCCAGCTAAAACTAAACCTGTGGTCACTAATGTTAATCCACTGAGCTTAAGAAAGCTCCTTCTGCTATTCAGTGAAGGATCAACTTCATGAATTTTAACTTCGTTTTTCATAATCTAGGTTTTTATTAAGGTTAATAACATCGTATTAAGTTTATTAACGAAATTTTTGTAGGTACGGTTTCAGAAAAATCCTCTTTTTTTATTTTATTTCGAATTGAGCATAGAATTTCAAATACTGGTAGTTGTTTTTTGTTTTATTTTCGGTAATTCTACTATATTTGTATTAATTACATAAACTTTTATTAGATGAAAGCTAAAGCAACTCTAAAACAAATTGCGAAGGAACTAGGAGTTTCTGTGTCTACAGTGTCAAAAGCGCTTAATGACAGTCCGGAAATAAGTGAGCAGACGAAGGTGAAGATTAAGGAGTATGCCAAACTCAAAAATTATAAGCCGAATGTTATTGGTCTGAATTTAAAGAATCGTAAAACCAAAACTATTGGAGTTATTATTCCTAATATTCTAAATTCTTTCTTTGCAAAAGTTTTTAGCGGTATTGAGAAAGTTGCCGATAAAAAGGGATATAATGTAATTACTTGTATTTCTAATGAATCTCTTGAAAAAGAAGTTCATACTTTAGAAATGTTGAGCAACGGAACTATCGACGGATTTATATTATCTGTTTCTCAAGAAGCTCAAAAATTGCAGGATTATAATCATTTCTCTGAAATAATTAATGACGGAACTCCAATAGTAATGTTCGATCGTATTGCAGATGAAGTAGATTGTGATAAAGTTGTGGTAGATGATTTTGATTCGGCTTTAAACTCTACACAGCATTTAATTAATCTAGGATGCAAAAATATAGCTTTGATATCTTCTGTAGATAATTTAAGTGTTGGAAAACTGAGAGCAGACGGATATTTGAAAGCGTTAAAAGACAATAATATTCCAGTAAACGAAAAAATTATTCTTCGTACCGATTCTGAAGATGATATGAAAGCTAAAATAGATTCGCTTTTTGATCATAAAATCGACGGAATTTTTGCTTTGGATGAAAATGATTCAGTTGCTGCTTTAAGAGTGAGTTTGAAAAAAGGATACAGAGTTCCAGAAGATATATCAATAATAGGTTTCGCAGACGGAATTTTAGCTTCGAGACGTTTGTCACCAAGTTTGACTACTATAAGTCAGCATGGTGTTGAAATTGGAGAAACTGCTGCAAAAAGATTAATCGAAAGATTAGAAGAACCAGAAGGAACAATTTCAGAATATGAAACCATCGTGATTAAGACGAAATTGAAAGAACGAGAGTCGACTAGAAAAGCTTAAATAAACAAAAACCATCTGCTGCAACAGATGGTTTTTTGTTTATTATAGAAATAACAAGATTTTAAACCTTGCTTTATGTGACTAATGGTATACATATTTTAATCTGGTTATACAGTATATAAAAAGACAGAGATAAAATAGAATAATACCTAAATTTGTGTTTCTGAAAGTTTTGTTTTGTGAATTATGAAACTCATATGATTCCATTATTAAAATTAATATGGTACAAAATAGAATAAAAAATAGAGCAATTACGATGAAAGGTATAGAATGTAAACCATTACATATAAATGCTAATATTACCGAGATTAAAAAGAAAATAAAAAAAGGAATTACTGTTCTGGAAAAAATATGAATTAAAAGAGTTTTCTTAAATATATCATTTTTCATAGTTTTAAATTTTCGTTTGCAATTATTATTCCGCATCAAATACTTCTACAAATGAATTTGGTATTTCTAATTCATTGGTTGAAGATTTTAAGCAAACTTTACCACAATAAACAGGTTTGTCAATATTACTTTTTACAATTTTATCATCAAATTTTATATATAACTGAACGTCTTTATTTTGCTCGTAAAAAGCTTGAAAACGATTCATTAATTGATTGTAATACTGGCGCTCTTCCAGAGGCTCTAAATCTTGATATGGAATTTTACCATTAAGTAAATCAATGTTTATGCGAACTTCTAATGGATGATGAAATCGATCTTTTATGAAAAGCACCATTTGTTTAGGTATGGCTTTAGTATTTACCATATCTTCTAAAAAATCTAGACCATTATTATATATATAATAATTCTCATGATTGATAAATGATATCGAATATTCATAAATTTTAAAATCAGGATTATTAACACCTATAGTATAATGATATCGCTTTAATCTGTTTTTATAATATTCATTACTTATTTTATTTTGTTTAATTTCTTCTTGTACAAAAAGAGGCATTTGTTTTTTTCTTAATTCTAATAAAACCGATTTGTCACCTTTTTGAAAAGCATTCCAATTTATTTGTGTTTCATGTGCCTGATAGGTATCTATTTCAATAACTGCACAGCCACTAATCCATAAGGTTACCAAACCTTGTGGAGCAATCCCTAGCTTAAAAGTGTTGTATTTATTTTTAGATTCTGTGCCGTCATAATTTATATAAGTTCCGTAATCTTTTTTAAAAAGATCGTATATTTTTTTTTGAGGAAGTTCAAAATCTCCCGTATAAAATTTATCTTCTGCATAAGAAAACCAAGTTATGTTCATTCGTTCAGGCATCCTTCTTTTTTCATCGCCTACAACGTAAATGCCACCGCCGTCTTCCCAGCGATTGTTGCCTAAATATTCACCGCTTGGTATCCATTGCGATTCTCCTTTAGAATCTGTAAAAGATCCATGTACTACTTCCATAGGTGCGGTAAGATCTGCGCCTACATTTACCAACCATTCAAATTTTTCTGTTTTTACAAGCATTTCTTTTTGTTTTTTGTCTGATAAAAAATAATAAAATAGTTCCGTTCCTTTTTCTTGCCATAAATTGTAGCCTAGACAAGACAATAGAATAATGACTAAGGCAATATAAATTTTGTTTAAATAGTTCATTTAGATATGATTATTTATTATAGTTGAAGTATATATGCATAAAGAATTAAATTAGAGATAGTTATTAAGATCAGTACTGCAAAAAATATTTTTGAGATTATTTTTTTTAACCCATATTGAAATACATAGCCAGAGAAAAAAATTGTAAACATTGAAATTGTAAAATTAAAAATCCCTCCTAGATCTTCGAATCTTTTAGGAAGAAGGTTGTAGCTTAAAAATGTAAGTAAAAGGATTAAAACTATTGATAGTATTTTACTTTGTATAGTGTTTGAATTGTTTATTGAATCTGTTTTTTTCATTTTAACCCTCATGTTGTTTTCTGTAAGGTTTGCCATCTTTGTATCGCCCGGTTTTGCCTAAATCATCACATGTAGAGCGATGTAAATATTTATTACGAATTGGATGTAGATATTCTGGACGTATTGTTATCTTTTCGCTTTTTGCTGCATCATTTTTTAAAGCATATTGCATTAGTGATTTTTTTGCATACTCTAAATCTTCAGGGATGCTATATGCTAATCCTTTTGTTTCGATTAAAGATTTATGAAATTGCAAACCATATTTCTCTGCTAAAAGTATCATAATTGCCAAAGGAATGTATTGATAGCTATTGGGTATGCCAAATCTTCTTGCCCACAGTATTGTTTGTGCTTTTCCAGTTTCTTCAATAATTTGATCAGGTAAATACCATCCTTCCTTTAAGACAGATTGTTTTATATTTTCATATCCTTTCTCTAAGTGTAAAAAACGTTTTTCATTTTCTATTTCTCCGTATCCTCCACCTATATCACTATGTGCTCCAGGTAACTGAAGTTCAAAACCTATACCTGCCTCAATAGAACTTTTAATATTGGTTAGTAAAAAATATTCACGATATTCATCAGCAGCGGTTAAGTGCACTACTTTGGCAACACTGCTACCCAATTTTAATTTTAATTCATCAACATCATTATCAAAATTTGGGTCTTTTGCATAGTTTTTGTTGTATGAGGAAACAGTATCGAACAATCCCACAAATAGGATGTGAAAATTATTAGATTCTACAAGATTGAATATGTTTTGTAATTCACGTCTTCTGGATATGAAATGTCTAGCAGCGGCTGCGCCACGACTAAAGCCAAATACATTAAGGTTTATTTTGTTTACAAATTCATGATCTCTTATTACCTTTTCTTTTTGTAGTTGTTCAATTTCTTCTTTTATTTTTTTGAAAGACTTAGTAACTTTTGCAGTTATTCCAGTTTGTCCAGAGCCAAATGCATACCCTTTATTAAAATCACTTTGAAAATCTTCAGTACCTTCACCTTCAATATAAATGTTAATTTCTCTTTTGCTTCTATCAACTAAATTAAGTTGGTGCATAATAGCTACATTAGAATAAAAATTTTCATAGCTGCTCTCATCATCTGTATTTTGCTTGTAAGTTGTGGCTTTTTCATTTTCTTTATCGGTAAGCGGTATGCCTTTTCGTTTTTTTAAATATAATAATCTGGCTTCCGTATTAGTTGCATTATTTTTTGTACCATCAAAAAATACATTTACAGTAACATTTACTCCTTTTTTATTTTCAGGTTTTTTCTTTTTGTCAGGAATA from Flavobacterium fluviale includes these protein-coding regions:
- a CDS encoding DUF2931 family protein, with the translated sequence MNYLNKIYIALVIILLSCLGYNLWQEKGTELFYYFLSDKKQKEMLVKTEKFEWLVNVGADLTAPMEVVHGSFTDSKGESQWIPSGEYLGNNRWEDGGGIYVVGDEKRRMPERMNITWFSYAEDKFYTGDFELPQKKIYDLFKKDYGTYINYDGTESKNKYNTFKLGIAPQGLVTLWISGCAVIEIDTYQAHETQINWNAFQKGDKSVLLELRKKQMPLFVQEEIKQNKISNEYYKNRLKRYHYTIGVNNPDFKIYEYSISFINHENYYIYNNGLDFLEDMVNTKAIPKQMVLFIKDRFHHPLEVRINIDLLNGKIPYQDLEPLEERQYYNQLMNRFQAFYEQNKDVQLYIKFDDKIVKSNIDKPVYCGKVCLKSSTNELEIPNSFVEVFDAE
- a CDS encoding phospholipase effector Tle1 domain-containing protein, producing the protein MSIHIVGNPRPILGKNIYILSGDKIKEQHWKLLKNVQTILDLGSDGEITFNQTSLGEKYIIHVDYTDSQGVKGNDRLTLTPIAGKPQIQQIVWKDQYYNDIGGKKVGYADNVRLFIFTLNIPSGEILNLTIWEDEGTDGHADSSRNMGTYTAKVDKFGKAEVYFNNLKAYMNRLNKEDIIDDSVHEFYTQIKYKNLLSVIEDTTKLKVKNDFQKLIPPHKHNNAAVVDIPDKKKKPENKKGVNVTVNVFFDGTKNNATNTEARLLYLKKRKGIPLTDKENEKATTYKQNTDDESSYENFYSNVAIMHQLNLVDRSKREINIYIEGEGTEDFQSDFNKGYAFGSGQTGITAKVTKSFKKIKEEIEQLQKEKVIRDHEFVNKINLNVFGFSRGAAAARHFISRRRELQNIFNLVESNNFHILFVGLFDTVSSYNKNYAKDPNFDNDVDELKLKLGSSVAKVVHLTAADEYREYFLLTNIKSSIEAGIGFELQLPGAHSDIGGGYGEIENEKRFLHLEKGYENIKQSVLKEGWYLPDQIIEETGKAQTILWARRFGIPNSYQYIPLAIMILLAEKYGLQFHKSLIETKGLAYSIPEDLEYAKKSLMQYALKNDAAKSEKITIRPEYLHPIRNKYLHRSTCDDLGKTGRYKDGKPYRKQHEG